One stretch of Leadbetterella byssophila DSM 17132 DNA includes these proteins:
- a CDS encoding cysteine desulfurase family protein translates to MTKKIYLDNAATTPIDPAVLEVMMPYLTDFFGNPSSIHSHGRKVKSAIENARKTVASLLNTSPGEIFFTSGGTEADNTAISQSVATLGIKHIVSSRLEHHAVLHTLEHLEHAGKIKVTFLENDSQGVLDIDSLPAILENEPNSMISLMHGNNEIANLLDLHKVGEIAREYNALFHSDTVQTMGHYAFDLQTLPVDFIVGAAHKFHGPKGVGFLYINANHRISPFIHGGAQERNMRGGTENLYGIIGLAKALELANAELQEHQRHVKGIKALMIQELKDKIPGVQFNGRSADVENSLYTVLNVSFPEHPDNEMLLFNLDIEGISCSGGSACSSGTNQGSHVLNALNVDGGRANVRFSFSRFTTEEEIRQAIQILQRIFTA, encoded by the coding sequence ATGACAAAGAAGATTTATCTTGATAATGCGGCAACTACGCCCATTGATCCCGCGGTCTTAGAAGTAATGATGCCTTATCTTACTGATTTTTTTGGCAACCCATCTTCTATCCATTCCCATGGTAGAAAGGTTAAAAGTGCGATAGAGAACGCTCGAAAGACCGTGGCCTCGCTTTTAAATACTTCACCGGGAGAGATCTTCTTTACTTCAGGTGGTACAGAAGCAGATAACACGGCTATATCTCAAAGCGTAGCAACTTTGGGCATTAAACATATAGTTTCCAGCAGATTAGAGCACCACGCCGTTCTACATACTTTGGAACATCTGGAACACGCAGGGAAAATCAAAGTTACCTTCCTAGAGAATGATTCACAAGGCGTTCTGGACATTGACTCTTTGCCAGCCATCCTGGAAAATGAGCCCAATAGCATGATTTCCTTGATGCACGGTAATAATGAAATTGCTAACCTTCTAGACCTGCACAAAGTAGGTGAAATAGCCAGAGAGTATAACGCTCTTTTCCACTCTGATACCGTACAGACCATGGGTCATTATGCTTTTGACCTTCAAACGCTTCCGGTGGATTTTATCGTAGGTGCTGCGCACAAGTTCCATGGCCCAAAAGGTGTAGGTTTCTTATACATCAACGCTAACCACCGCATCTCTCCTTTCATACATGGAGGAGCTCAAGAAAGAAACATGCGTGGAGGTACAGAAAACCTTTACGGCATCATAGGCTTAGCAAAAGCTTTAGAGCTGGCCAATGCGGAACTACAAGAGCATCAAAGACACGTGAAAGGAATCAAGGCCCTAATGATCCAAGAGCTAAAAGACAAGATTCCGGGCGTACAGTTTAACGGTAGGTCAGCAGATGTAGAGAACAGCTTATACACAGTATTAAACGTGAGCTTCCCTGAGCATCCGGATAATGAAATGCTCCTGTTCAACCTGGACATCGAAGGAATCTCTTGCTCTGGAGGTAGTGCCTGCTCAAGTGGAACGAACCAGGGTTCACATGTTTTGAATGCCCTAAATGTAGACGGAGGAAGGGCGAATGTCCGCTTCTCTTTCAGTAGATTCACTACAGAAGAGGAAATCCGTCAAGCTATCCAGATCCTTCAAAGAATATTCACCGCTTAA
- a CDS encoding S10 family peptidase: MKKSLFLISLLISSAAAIAQQRGPGGAPGGPVPAPTQAAPAAANAPKGEVSKSRTLDPDMNVVTESSVTIKGQRVPYKAVAGTQPVWDENAKIIASCFYTYYERTDVKDKSKRPLVFSFNGGPGSASVWMHIAYTGPKILNIDDEGYPVQPYGYKDNPYSILDVADIIYIDPVNTGFSRIIDASAPKSTFFGVNADIKYLAEWLNTWVSRVNRWASPKYLIGESYGTTRVSGLAYELQNNHWMYLNGVILVSPTELGINRDQVNAAGLRLPYFAATAWYHKALDNSLQSKDLTAMLPEVEKFTVEEYLPALVQGGSMSPEKRKAIAAKVAKYAGLKEEVVLQNNLQISTNLFWKELLRDKGYTVGRLDSRYLGIDQKDAGERPDFNSELTSWLHSFTPPINMYLRDELKFKTDLKYNMFGPVHPWTQDRTNVAENLRAAMAMNPYLHVFTQAGYYDGACDYFNSKYNMWQMDAAGKLQDRIHWKGYRSGHMMYLRKEDLIQANDDLRDFIKKTTPKEGTPAKY, encoded by the coding sequence CTGATCAGCCTCTTGATATCCTCAGCTGCTGCCATAGCACAGCAAAGAGGTCCTGGGGGTGCACCCGGAGGTCCTGTACCGGCTCCTACACAAGCAGCTCCTGCGGCCGCTAATGCACCTAAAGGTGAAGTATCTAAGTCTAGAACCTTAGACCCTGACATGAATGTGGTAACAGAATCCTCTGTAACCATCAAAGGGCAAAGAGTTCCTTATAAGGCAGTAGCGGGTACCCAACCGGTCTGGGATGAAAATGCAAAAATCATAGCTTCATGTTTTTATACTTATTATGAGAGAACAGATGTAAAAGATAAGTCGAAAAGACCTTTAGTTTTCTCTTTCAACGGTGGCCCTGGATCTGCTTCCGTTTGGATGCACATCGCCTACACCGGACCGAAAATCCTTAACATTGACGATGAAGGTTATCCTGTACAACCTTACGGATACAAGGACAACCCTTACTCTATCCTAGACGTTGCAGATATCATCTATATTGACCCTGTGAACACAGGATTCAGCAGGATAATTGACGCCTCCGCACCAAAAAGTACTTTCTTTGGTGTTAACGCTGATATCAAATACTTAGCAGAATGGTTAAACACTTGGGTAAGCCGTGTGAACCGTTGGGCTTCACCTAAATACTTGATCGGCGAAAGCTACGGTACCACTCGTGTATCTGGTTTGGCTTATGAACTTCAAAATAACCACTGGATGTACCTTAACGGTGTAATCTTAGTTTCGCCAACAGAATTAGGTATCAACAGAGATCAGGTTAATGCTGCCGGCCTACGTTTACCGTACTTTGCGGCTACTGCATGGTACCACAAAGCGCTTGACAATAGTCTTCAAAGTAAAGACCTGACTGCCATGCTTCCTGAAGTAGAGAAGTTTACAGTAGAAGAGTACCTACCTGCTCTAGTTCAAGGCGGTAGCATGTCTCCGGAAAAAAGAAAAGCTATTGCAGCGAAAGTAGCTAAGTATGCAGGTTTAAAAGAAGAAGTAGTACTTCAAAATAACCTTCAAATCAGCACTAACCTTTTCTGGAAAGAATTACTACGTGATAAAGGATACACTGTAGGTAGATTGGATTCAAGATACTTAGGTATAGATCAGAAGGATGCGGGTGAACGTCCTGATTTCAACTCGGAGTTGACTTCTTGGTTACACTCTTTCACTCCTCCGATCAACATGTACCTGAGAGATGAATTGAAGTTCAAAACAGACTTGAAGTACAATATGTTTGGGCCGGTTCACCCATGGACACAAGACAGAACGAATGTAGCTGAGAACCTAAGAGCGGCTATGGCCATGAACCCTTACCTTCATGTATTCACTCAAGCTGGATACTATGACGGCGCTTGTGACTATTTCAATTCTAAGTACAATATGTGGCAAATGGATGCCGCAGGCAAGTTACAAGATAGAATTCACTGGAAAGGTTACCGTTCAGGTCACATGATGTATTTACGTAAAGAAGACTTAATTCAAGCTAATGATGATTTGAGAGATTTCATTAAGAAAACTACTCCAAAAGAAGGCACTCCAGCGAAATATTAA